In the genome of Pseudomonas putida, one region contains:
- the mltG gene encoding endolytic transglycosylase MltG translates to MRRKFLLLLEMGLILAGLAVGWSAWKVNSVLEQPLHVTQEQLLDVPSGTTPNRMFYRMQSDGLLDDAVWLRLYWRFNMAGTPLHTGEYRLTPGMTVAELFEAWRRADVVQYNLTLVEGWTFRQVRAAVAKHEKIKHTLDGLSDAEVMDKLGHTGVFPEGRFFPDTYRFVRGMSDVELLQQAYMRLEEVLAKEWAERVTDLPYRDPYQALIMASLVEKETGIPQERGQIAGVFVRRLRLGMMLQTDPTVIYGMGERYNGKITRADLREPTPYNTYTMTGLPPTPIAMVGREAIHAALNPSDGSSLYFVARGDGSHVFSDDLDDHNSAVREFQLKRRSDYRSSPASQTQPDASEQAPVEPGVSPTPEGDAPASEPAPSDAPAPDEQQ, encoded by the coding sequence CGTAAATTCCTGCTGCTGCTGGAAATGGGGTTGATCCTGGCTGGCCTGGCCGTGGGCTGGTCGGCCTGGAAGGTCAACTCGGTCCTGGAGCAGCCTCTGCACGTGACGCAGGAGCAACTGCTCGACGTGCCCAGTGGCACTACCCCCAATCGTATGTTCTATCGCATGCAGAGCGATGGGCTGCTCGATGATGCTGTCTGGCTGCGCCTGTACTGGCGTTTCAATATGGCTGGAACCCCGCTGCACACCGGCGAGTACCGCCTCACCCCGGGCATGACCGTGGCCGAACTATTCGAAGCCTGGCGTCGTGCCGACGTGGTGCAGTACAACCTGACCCTGGTCGAGGGCTGGACTTTCCGCCAGGTGCGCGCCGCAGTGGCCAAGCACGAGAAGATCAAGCATACCCTCGATGGCCTGTCCGACGCCGAGGTGATGGACAAACTGGGGCATACCGGCGTGTTTCCTGAAGGGCGCTTCTTCCCTGACACCTATCGTTTCGTAAGGGGCATGAGCGATGTCGAACTGCTGCAGCAAGCCTATATGCGCCTGGAAGAGGTCCTGGCCAAAGAGTGGGCCGAGCGGGTCACCGACCTGCCGTACCGTGACCCGTACCAGGCGCTGATCATGGCGTCTCTGGTGGAGAAGGAAACCGGTATTCCCCAGGAGCGTGGGCAGATCGCCGGCGTGTTCGTGCGTCGCCTGCGTCTAGGCATGATGCTTCAGACCGACCCGACCGTGATCTACGGCATGGGCGAGCGCTATAACGGCAAGATCACCCGCGCCGATCTGCGCGAGCCGACGCCCTACAACACTTACACGATGACCGGCTTGCCGCCGACGCCGATCGCCATGGTCGGTCGCGAGGCGATCCATGCCGCGCTGAACCCATCCGATGGCTCCAGTCTGTATTTCGTCGCCCGCGGCGATGGCAGCCATGTGTTCTCGGATGACCTGGACGATCACAACAGCGCAGTACGTGAATTCCAGCTCAAACGCCGCTCCGACTACCGCTCCAGCCCCGCGTCGCAGACGCAGCCGGATGCGAGCGAGCAGGCGCCCGTCGAGCCGGGCGTTAGCCCGACCCCCGAGGGCGATGCACCTGCCAGCGAACCTGCGCCGAGCGATGCGCCGGCACCTGATGAACAACAGTAA
- the tmk gene encoding dTMP kinase: MSGLFITLEGPEGAGKSTNREYLAERLREQGLDVVMTREPGGTPLAERIRELLLAPSDETMAVDTELLLMFAARAQHLAQVILPALDRGAVVLCDRFTDATYAYQGGGRGLPQARIATLETFVQGSLRPDLTLVFDLPVEVGLARAAARGRLDRFEQEGQAFFEAVRQAYLQRAQGDPQRYSVLDAAQPLEAVQRAIDALLPGILERCRG, from the coding sequence GTGAGCGGCTTGTTTATTACCCTGGAAGGCCCCGAAGGCGCGGGCAAGAGCACCAATCGCGAGTACCTGGCCGAGCGCTTGCGCGAGCAGGGGCTGGACGTGGTCATGACCCGTGAACCCGGCGGTACGCCGCTGGCCGAGCGGATCCGTGAGCTGTTGCTGGCGCCCAGTGACGAGACCATGGCGGTCGATACCGAGCTGCTGCTGATGTTCGCCGCCCGTGCCCAGCACTTGGCACAGGTCATTCTCCCCGCGTTGGACCGTGGTGCGGTGGTGCTCTGCGATCGCTTCACCGATGCCACTTATGCTTATCAAGGCGGTGGTCGCGGGCTGCCCCAGGCGCGTATCGCCACCCTGGAAACCTTCGTTCAAGGCTCGCTGCGTCCCGACCTGACTCTGGTGTTCGACCTGCCGGTCGAGGTCGGCCTGGCCCGCGCTGCTGCCCGTGGTCGCCTGGACCGCTTCGAGCAGGAAGGCCAGGCCTTCTTCGAGGCTGTGCGCCAGGCGTACCTGCAGCGTGCCCAAGGCGATCCGCAGCGCTACAGCGTCCTGGATGCCGCCCAGCCGCTGGAGGCGGTGCAGCGTGCCATCGATGCGCTGCTGCCGGGCATTCTGGAGCGGTGCCGTGGCTGA
- a CDS encoding DNA polymerase III subunit delta', with translation MAEAYPWQKVLWQQLAGRAQHAHAYLLHGPQGIGKRALAERLMARLLCQQPQGLDACGQCKACLLLKAGSHPDNFVLEPEEADKPIKIDQVRELVSFVVQTAQQAGRKVVLIEPVEAMNINASNALLKSLEEPSGDTVLLLVSHQPSRLLPTIKSRCQQVACPQPSLAQSQAWLAGALPESSAEERDELLTLAAGSPLMAVSLQGQGVREQRALVTEGVKKLLKQQQSPSQLAEAWNNVPLLLLFDWFCDWSHLILRYQLTQDEEGLGLADMRKVVQYLAQKSRQGRVLEVQAWILEQRQKVLAKANLNRVLLLEALLAHWVQLPGAR, from the coding sequence GTGGCTGAGGCCTATCCCTGGCAGAAGGTCCTTTGGCAACAGTTGGCCGGACGTGCCCAGCATGCCCACGCCTACCTGCTGCACGGGCCGCAGGGCATCGGTAAGCGCGCGCTGGCCGAGCGCCTGATGGCGCGTCTGCTGTGCCAGCAGCCCCAGGGGCTGGATGCGTGTGGCCAGTGCAAGGCGTGCCTGCTGCTCAAGGCGGGGAGTCATCCGGACAATTTCGTGCTCGAACCTGAGGAGGCCGACAAGCCGATCAAGATCGACCAGGTACGTGAATTGGTGTCCTTCGTGGTGCAGACCGCCCAGCAGGCCGGGCGCAAGGTGGTGCTGATCGAACCGGTCGAAGCGATGAACATCAATGCGTCCAACGCTTTGCTCAAGAGCTTGGAAGAGCCGTCCGGCGACACTGTGTTGCTGCTGGTCAGTCATCAGCCGAGCCGCTTGCTGCCGACCATCAAGAGCCGCTGTCAGCAGGTTGCCTGTCCGCAACCGAGTCTGGCCCAGAGCCAGGCTTGGCTGGCCGGTGCCTTGCCCGAGAGCAGCGCCGAGGAGCGTGATGAGCTGCTGACCCTCGCCGCCGGTTCGCCGCTGATGGCTGTCAGCCTGCAGGGCCAGGGCGTGCGCGAACAGCGTGCGCTGGTCACCGAGGGGGTGAAGAAGCTGCTCAAGCAGCAGCAATCGCCCAGTCAACTCGCCGAGGCTTGGAACAACGTACCCTTGCTTTTGTTGTTCGATTGGTTCTGCGACTGGTCGCACCTGATCCTGCGCTATCAATTGACCCAGGACGAAGAGGGGCTAGGCTTGGCCGATATGCGCAAGGTGGTTCAGTACCTGGCGCAGAAGAGCCGCCAGGGCAGGGTGCTGGAGGTCCAGGCATGGATTCTCGAGCAACGCCAGAAAGTCCTGGCCAAGGCCAATCTCAATCGTGTCTTGCTACTGGAAGCCTTGCTGGCCCATTGGGTCCAATTGCCAGGCGCCCGCTGA
- a CDS encoding TatD family hydrolase: MLVDSHCHLDRLDLSAHQGSLDAALQAARERGVGHFLCIGVSAENAGAVKALSEQYADVDCSVGVHPLDLAPGETPALEWLLRELTHPHVIAIGETGLDYHYEPEAAALQQASFRLHLEASRQTGKPVIVHTRAARTDTLALLREANLPQAGVLHCFTEDWDMARQALDLGYYISLSGIVTFRNADALRDVARQVPADRLLVETDSPYLAPIPYRGKPNLPQYVREVAEYVASLRGVSYGQLAEQTTANFKRLFPLARVAG, translated from the coding sequence ATGCTCGTAGATTCCCATTGCCACCTCGATCGTCTGGACCTCAGCGCCCACCAGGGCTCCCTCGATGCTGCGCTGCAGGCGGCCCGCGAGCGGGGTGTCGGGCATTTTCTGTGTATTGGCGTGAGTGCCGAGAATGCTGGTGCCGTCAAGGCATTGAGCGAGCAGTATGCCGATGTGGATTGCTCAGTAGGGGTGCACCCGCTGGACCTGGCTCCTGGAGAAACGCCGGCGCTGGAGTGGCTGCTGCGTGAGCTGACCCATCCCCATGTCATCGCTATTGGCGAAACCGGTCTGGACTACCACTACGAGCCAGAGGCGGCAGCGCTGCAGCAGGCGTCCTTCCGTCTGCACCTGGAGGCATCTCGCCAAACGGGCAAGCCGGTGATCGTCCATACCCGTGCGGCGCGGACCGACACCCTGGCATTGCTGCGCGAGGCCAATTTGCCTCAGGCCGGTGTGCTGCACTGCTTCACCGAAGACTGGGACATGGCCCGACAGGCTCTGGACCTGGGCTATTACATCTCCTTGTCAGGCATCGTCACCTTCCGCAATGCGGACGCCCTGCGCGACGTCGCCCGCCAGGTCCCCGCCGACCGCCTGTTGGTGGAGACCGACTCGCCCTACCTGGCGCCGATTCCGTACCGGGGCAAGCCGAACCTGCCGCAATATGTGCGTGAAGTGGCCGAGTACGTGGCGTCGCTGCGAGGCGTCAGCTATGGCCAGCTGGCCGAGCAGACCACGGCCAACTTCAAGCGGCTGTTCCCCCTGGCGCGGGTGGCTGGCTGA
- a CDS encoding TetR/AcrR family transcriptional regulator — protein MQKEPRKVREFRRREQEILDTALKLFLEQGEDSVTVEMIADAVGIGKGTIYKHFKSKAEIYLRLMLDYERDLNALLHSDDVDRDKEALSRAYFEFRMRDPQRYRLFDRLEEKVVKGNQVPEMVDELHRIRASNFDRLTLLIKGRISEGKLEDVPPYFHYCAAWALVHGAVALYHSPFWSNVLEDQEGFFQFLMDIGVRMGNKRKRDPEIAN, from the coding sequence ATGCAGAAAGAACCTCGTAAGGTCCGTGAGTTTCGCCGCCGCGAACAAGAGATCCTCGATACCGCGCTCAAGCTGTTTCTCGAACAAGGGGAAGACAGTGTCACCGTCGAGATGATCGCCGACGCCGTGGGCATCGGCAAAGGCACGATCTACAAGCACTTCAAGTCCAAGGCGGAGATTTACCTGCGTCTGATGCTCGACTATGAGCGCGACTTGAACGCGCTATTGCATTCGGACGACGTCGACCGTGACAAGGAAGCCCTGTCGCGTGCCTACTTCGAGTTCCGTATGCGCGATCCGCAGCGCTACCGGTTGTTCGACCGCCTTGAAGAGAAAGTGGTCAAGGGCAACCAGGTGCCGGAGATGGTCGACGAACTGCACCGCATCCGTGCCTCAAACTTCGATCGCCTCACCCTGTTGATCAAGGGGCGCATCAGCGAGGGCAAGCTCGAGGACGTGCCGCCGTACTTCCACTATTGTGCCGCTTGGGCGCTTGTACACGGCGCCGTCGCGCTGTATCACTCGCCGTTTTGGAGCAATGTGCTGGAGGATCAGGAAGGCTTCTTCCAGTTCCTGATGGATATTGGCGTACGCATGGGCAATAAGCGTAAACGCGACCCAGAAATCGCGAACTGA
- a CDS encoding GTP 3',8-cyclase MoaA, with protein MIVDRQGRRFRNLRVSLTAACNYACTYCVPDGKRLVAAQDELPAETLARGVAYLVEAAGIERLRITGGEPLVSPRLEGFLKSVAKLGLVDIGLTTNGQLLSRKLPLLRAAGIRRLNVSLDTLDPQAFRRIARGGDLQSVLTGMEQASNAGMSIKVNMVPMRGQNLDQVLPLLDYCLERGYELRFIELMRMGHLARDQNAFLQQFVSLEQLLGLIGQAHAYQQASAPIDATALRYRIAGKGHFGVIANESVPFCRTCSRLRLSSTGWLHGCLSSGNRHFVGDLLDKPRHQALPSLQRLLVKALADKQDLAFSGGATIMKVIGG; from the coding sequence ATGATCGTCGATCGTCAAGGCAGGCGTTTTCGCAACCTGCGTGTCAGCTTGACGGCTGCCTGCAACTACGCCTGTACCTACTGCGTGCCTGATGGTAAGCGCCTGGTGGCGGCACAAGATGAACTCCCGGCTGAAACCCTGGCCCGCGGCGTGGCCTATCTGGTCGAGGCGGCAGGCATCGAGCGGCTGCGCATCACCGGGGGCGAACCATTGGTCAGTCCTCGGTTGGAGGGCTTTCTAAAGTCGGTGGCCAAGTTGGGGTTGGTCGATATCGGCCTGACCACCAACGGACAGTTGCTGTCGCGCAAGCTGCCGCTGCTGCGGGCTGCTGGTATTCGCCGACTGAATGTTTCCCTCGATACCCTCGATCCTCAGGCTTTTCGTCGAATCGCCCGCGGGGGTGACCTGCAGAGCGTGTTGACCGGCATGGAGCAAGCCAGTAACGCGGGCATGAGCATCAAAGTGAACATGGTGCCGATGCGGGGGCAGAACCTCGATCAGGTGCTGCCGCTGCTCGACTATTGCCTGGAGCGTGGTTACGAGCTGCGTTTCATCGAGCTCATGCGCATGGGGCATCTGGCCCGCGATCAAAACGCGTTTTTGCAGCAATTCGTGAGCCTGGAGCAACTGCTCGGGTTGATCGGCCAGGCCCATGCCTATCAGCAGGCCAGTGCGCCAATCGATGCCACGGCGCTGCGCTATCGCATTGCGGGTAAAGGGCATTTCGGCGTGATCGCCAATGAGAGCGTGCCATTCTGCCGAACCTGCTCACGCCTGCGGCTTTCTTCCACCGGCTGGCTGCATGGCTGCCTATCGTCGGGTAATCGGCACTTTGTCGGCGATCTGCTCGACAAGCCACGTCATCAGGCGCTCCCCAGCCTGCAGCGGCTATTGGTCAAGGCCTTGGCCGACAAGCAGGACCTGGCGTTTTCCGGTGGTGCGACGATCATGAAAGTGATCGGTGGCTGA
- a CDS encoding DUF4823 domain-containing protein: MRSLVLSLALMALGGCMNVSDMGEGVRYHMSDAGLLDHSETRRSLSVRLQPDSFIFIGQGHFVPPAKGPLPRQNAVAEEAYKNFVEYFPLVRRAQGPLGLEEAIAEARSVGADYVLYTRFARTDDRIGNGNEWYDEQAVDRLGVDTGVVQMMLIETNTRYLIDTVRIKSRGGLLTFHDKAPEDLLGPPMRDYARSLVGMSR; encoded by the coding sequence ATGCGTAGCCTGGTCTTGTCGCTCGCCCTGATGGCGTTGGGCGGCTGCATGAATGTCAGTGATATGGGAGAGGGCGTTCGCTACCACATGAGCGATGCTGGGCTACTGGACCACAGCGAGACCCGGCGTAGCTTGTCAGTGCGTTTGCAGCCTGACTCGTTCATCTTCATCGGCCAGGGCCACTTCGTACCGCCGGCCAAAGGTCCGCTCCCGCGCCAGAACGCAGTCGCCGAGGAGGCGTACAAGAACTTTGTCGAGTACTTCCCGCTGGTACGCCGTGCGCAAGGGCCTCTGGGGCTGGAAGAGGCGATTGCCGAGGCGCGTTCGGTCGGCGCTGACTACGTCCTGTACACCCGCTTCGCCCGTACCGATGACCGCATCGGCAATGGGAATGAATGGTATGACGAACAGGCCGTGGATCGCTTGGGCGTCGATACCGGAGTGGTTCAGATGATGCTGATCGAAACCAACACGCGCTACCTGATCGACACTGTGCGGATCAAGAGCCGTGGCGGTTTGTTGACGTTCCACGACAAGGCGCCGGAAGATTTGCTTGGTCCACCCATGCGCGATTACGCTCGTAGTCTCGTGGGTATGAGTCGTTGA
- a CDS encoding DUF1285 domain-containing protein, which translates to MTGSGKANDLLAQIPKEKGLPPVHLWNPDFCGDIDMRIARDGTWYYLGTPIGRKPMVRLFSTIIRRDGDDYFLVTPVEKVGIRVDDAPFVAVALDVEGSGEHQVLRFTSNVDDQVAAGQDHPLRVEIDPRTQEPSPYILMRSNLEALIHRNVFYQLVELAVPREINGQTWLGVWSGGEFYPIGRP; encoded by the coding sequence ATGACAGGTAGCGGCAAGGCCAACGATCTTCTGGCGCAGATCCCCAAGGAGAAGGGCCTGCCTCCGGTGCACTTGTGGAATCCTGACTTCTGCGGTGACATCGACATGCGCATCGCCCGGGATGGCACTTGGTACTACCTGGGTACCCCTATTGGGCGCAAGCCGATGGTGCGGTTGTTTTCCACCATCATTCGCCGCGATGGCGATGACTATTTCCTGGTTACCCCGGTGGAGAAGGTTGGTATTCGCGTCGATGACGCACCGTTCGTCGCAGTCGCGCTGGACGTGGAAGGCAGTGGCGAGCACCAGGTGCTGCGCTTTACCAGCAATGTCGATGACCAAGTCGCTGCGGGCCAGGATCATCCCCTTCGCGTCGAAATCGATCCGCGGACCCAGGAGCCTTCGCCGTATATCCTCATGCGCAGCAACCTCGAGGCGTTGATTCACCGCAACGTGTTCTACCAATTGGTCGAGTTGGCGGTGCCGCGCGAAATCAATGGGCAAACATGGCTGGGTGTTTGGAGTGGCGGCGAGTTCTACCCGATCGGTCGGCCATGA
- a CDS encoding amino acid aminotransferase encodes MSLFSAVELAPRDPILGLNEAFNADPRTDKVNLGVGVYCNEEGRIPLLRAVIEAETQRAAQHASRGYLPIDGIATYDQAVQKLLFGTESPLLAAGRVVTVQAVGGTGALKIGADFLKRISPNAVVAISDPSWENHRALFESAGFPVQNYRYYDAPSNDVNRAGMLEDLNNLPSGSIVVLHACCHNPTGVDLTLDDWKNVLDVVKAKGHVPFLDMAYQGFGDGIAEDAFAVRLFAESGMEFFVSSSFSKSFSLYGERVGALSIVTASKDESTRVLSQVKRVIRTTYSNPPTHGATIVATVLNSAELRQMWEAELGEMRERIHGMRKQMVELLAQYGAKRDFSFVGRQVGMFSYSGLTVDQVARLKNDFGIYALDTGRIAVAALNQSNIHVVTKAIVEVL; translated from the coding sequence ATGAGCCTGTTTTCCGCTGTCGAGCTGGCACCCCGCGACCCCATCCTGGGCCTCAACGAAGCATTCAACGCCGACCCACGTACCGACAAGGTCAACCTGGGTGTAGGTGTGTACTGCAATGAGGAAGGCCGCATTCCGCTGCTGCGCGCCGTGATCGAAGCCGAAACCCAGCGTGCTGCCCAGCATGCCTCGCGCGGCTACCTGCCGATCGATGGTATCGCCACCTACGACCAGGCCGTGCAGAAGCTGCTGTTCGGCACCGAGTCACCCCTGCTGGCCGCTGGCCGCGTGGTCACCGTACAGGCCGTTGGCGGTACCGGTGCTCTGAAAATCGGCGCCGACTTCCTCAAGCGTATTTCACCTAACGCCGTAGTGGCCATCAGCGATCCGAGCTGGGAAAACCACCGCGCCCTGTTCGAAAGCGCTGGCTTCCCGGTACAGAACTACCGCTACTACGACGCGCCGAGCAATGACGTCAACCGCGCCGGCATGCTCGAGGACTTGAACAACCTGCCTTCCGGCTCGATCGTCGTGCTGCACGCTTGCTGCCATAACCCGACCGGCGTCGATCTGACCCTGGACGATTGGAAAAACGTTCTGGACGTGGTCAAGGCCAAGGGCCATGTGCCATTCCTTGACATGGCCTACCAGGGCTTTGGTGACGGCATCGCCGAAGACGCCTTCGCCGTGCGCCTGTTCGCCGAGTCGGGCATGGAGTTCTTCGTTTCCAGCTCGTTCTCCAAGTCGTTCTCGCTGTACGGCGAGCGCGTTGGCGCGCTGTCGATCGTCACCGCCTCGAAGGACGAAAGCACCCGCGTGCTGTCGCAGGTCAAGCGTGTGATCCGCACCACCTACTCCAACCCACCGACTCATGGCGCCACCATCGTCGCCACCGTGCTCAACAGCGCCGAACTGCGTCAGATGTGGGAAGCGGAGCTGGGCGAAATGCGCGAGCGCATCCACGGCATGCGCAAGCAGATGGTCGAGCTGCTGGCCCAATATGGCGCCAAGCGCGACTTCAGCTTCGTCGGTCGCCAAGTAGGCATGTTCTCTTATTCGGGCCTGACCGTTGATCAAGTCGCGCGCCTGAAGAACGACTTCGGTATCTATGCCCTGGACACCGGCCGTATCGCCGTTGCCGCGCTGAACCAGAGCAACATCCACGTGGTCACCAAGGCCATCGTCGAAGTGCTGTAA
- the uvrB gene encoding excinuclease ABC subunit UvrB: MSEFQLVTRFQPAGDQPEAIRLMIEGIEAGLSHQTLLGVTGSGKTFSIANVIQQVQRPTLVLAPNKTLAAQLYGEFKAFFPNNAVEYFVSYYDYYQPEAYVPSSDTFIEKDASINDHIEQMRLSATKALLERRDAIIVTTVSCIYGLGSPETYLKMVLHVDRGDKLDQRALLRRLADLQYTRNEMDFARATFRVRGDVVDIFPAESDLEAIRIELFDDEVENIAAFDPLTGEVIRKLPRFTFYPKSHYVTPRETLLEAVEGIKEELKDRLDYLQKANKLVEAQRLEQRTRFDLEMILELGYCNGIENYSRYLSGRPAGAPPPTLYDYLPADALLVIDESHVSVPQVGAMYKGDRSRKETLVEYGFRLPSALDNRPMRFDEWESVSPQTIFVSATPGPYEAEHAGRVVEQVVRPTGLVDPQVEVRPALTQVDDLLSEIHKRVGAGERVLATTLTKRMAEDLTDYLADHDVRVRYLHSDIDTVERVEIIRDLRLGAFDVLVGINLLREGLDMPEVSLVAILDADKEGFLRSERSLIQTIGRAARNLNGKAILYADQVTGSMQRAIDETERRRAKQIEFNLAHGIVPKGVVKDITDIMEGASVPGGRSKKRKGMAKAAQESARDEAELQTPAQITKRIKQLEEKMFQFARDLEFEAAAQLRDEIGQLRERLIAS; this comes from the coding sequence ATGTCCGAGTTCCAGCTCGTCACCCGTTTCCAGCCGGCCGGCGACCAGCCCGAGGCCATCCGCCTGATGATCGAGGGCATTGAGGCCGGGCTTTCGCACCAGACCCTGCTGGGCGTGACCGGCTCGGGCAAGACCTTCAGCATCGCCAACGTCATCCAGCAGGTGCAGCGCCCGACCCTGGTACTGGCGCCGAACAAGACCCTGGCGGCGCAGCTGTACGGCGAGTTCAAGGCGTTCTTCCCGAACAACGCGGTGGAGTATTTCGTCTCCTACTACGACTACTACCAGCCTGAGGCCTATGTGCCCTCGTCCGACACCTTCATCGAGAAGGACGCCTCGATCAACGATCACATCGAGCAGATGCGCCTGTCGGCGACCAAGGCCCTCTTGGAGCGTCGCGACGCGATCATCGTCACCACGGTATCCTGTATCTACGGCCTGGGCAGCCCGGAGACCTACCTGAAGATGGTCCTGCACGTCGATCGTGGCGACAAGCTCGATCAGCGAGCCCTGTTGCGCCGACTGGCGGACCTGCAATACACCCGCAACGAGATGGATTTCGCCCGTGCCACCTTTCGCGTGCGGGGTGATGTGGTCGATATCTTCCCTGCTGAATCGGACCTTGAGGCCATCCGCATCGAGCTGTTCGATGACGAGGTGGAGAACATCGCCGCATTCGACCCGCTCACCGGCGAGGTCATCCGCAAGCTGCCGCGTTTCACCTTTTACCCCAAGAGCCACTACGTCACGCCGCGCGAGACCTTGCTCGAGGCTGTGGAGGGTATCAAGGAGGAACTCAAGGATCGCCTCGACTACCTGCAGAAGGCCAACAAACTGGTAGAGGCCCAGCGTCTGGAGCAGCGCACCCGCTTCGACCTGGAGATGATCCTCGAACTTGGTTACTGCAATGGCATCGAGAACTACTCGCGCTACCTGTCCGGCCGCCCAGCCGGAGCGCCCCCGCCAACCCTGTATGACTATCTGCCGGCGGACGCGCTGCTGGTGATCGATGAATCCCATGTCAGCGTTCCCCAGGTCGGTGCGATGTACAAGGGCGACCGCTCACGCAAGGAAACCCTGGTGGAGTACGGCTTCCGCCTGCCGTCGGCGCTGGACAACCGTCCCATGCGCTTTGACGAGTGGGAGTCTGTCAGCCCGCAGACCATCTTCGTCTCGGCTACCCCCGGCCCTTACGAAGCCGAGCACGCCGGACGGGTGGTGGAGCAAGTGGTGCGCCCCACCGGCCTGGTGGATCCACAGGTGGAGGTGCGACCGGCGCTGACCCAGGTCGATGATCTGCTTTCGGAAATCCACAAACGGGTAGGGGCTGGCGAGCGAGTGCTGGCGACCACCCTGACCAAGCGCATGGCCGAGGACCTCACCGACTACCTGGCCGATCACGACGTGCGGGTGCGCTACCTGCACTCGGACATCGACACCGTCGAGCGGGTGGAGATCATTCGTGATCTGCGCCTGGGGGCTTTCGACGTGCTGGTGGGCATCAACCTGCTGCGTGAGGGCCTGGACATGCCCGAGGTGTCCCTGGTAGCCATCCTCGATGCGGACAAGGAAGGCTTCCTGCGCTCGGAGCGCTCGCTGATTCAAACCATCGGCCGTGCCGCACGTAACCTCAACGGCAAGGCGATCCTGTACGCCGATCAGGTCACCGGTTCCATGCAGCGCGCCATCGACGAGACCGAGCGACGTCGGGCCAAGCAGATCGAGTTCAACCTGGCCCACGGCATCGTGCCCAAGGGCGTGGTCAAGGACATCACCGACATCATGGAGGGTGCGAGCGTCCCGGGTGGGCGCAGCAAGAAGCGCAAGGGCATGGCCAAGGCTGCGCAGGAGAGCGCCCGCGACGAAGCCGAATTGCAGACCCCGGCGCAGATCACCAAGCGCATCAAGCAACTGGAAGAGAAGATGTTCCAGTTCGCCCGCGATCTGGAGTTCGAGGCCGCGGCCCAGTTGCGCGACGAGATTGGTCAGTTGCGCGAACGGTTGATCGCCAGCTGA